A segment of the Paracoccus suum genome:
CCTGGTGGATGACGAAGCCGATCCAGTTGTTGCCGGCCTCGGTCGCGCCGACCTGCGCGGCCTTCATGAACACGATCCGCTGTGTCGGGTCGCCGGGCGAGAGCCGGTCCATGATCTCGCGCATGTAGGGCGTGCGCGCGGTCCGGTACTGCCCCGGCTCGGCCGAGGCCCGCGACGCGAGTTTCCGGTGAAGGTCCGCCCAGCTCGAGACGGTCAGGTTCGGGTCGGGCCGCAGGCCCCGCGACCAGGCGCGGATCAGCGCAGCGGCGCCGTCGAACCCGAAAACATCGTCATCCAAGCCCGGGTCGGATCTCCGCGAGGCTGTCGAGCTGGGCGCGGACATGGGCCTCCAGAACCTTCTGCATCAGCGCCGCCTCCACCTCGCACGCGTCCCCCAGCGCCGCGGTGAGCTCCGAGGCCATCAGCGCCGCGACGCGCGCCGGCCAGGTCACCCACGCATCGCGTTCGTCGCGCGCGAGCCGGAACATCAGCGTCTCCGCCCGGGCGCGGTCGACCAGTTCCCCCTTCAGCTTCTGCAGCCGGATGCGCCGCTCCTGCGCCTTCAGCACCTCGTTCGCGGTCTTGGCCTGCAGGAAGGTTGTGCCGCCGCCCACCGCCGGAACAGCCAGCCCCTGTTCGCGCAGCGTGTCGCCGACGGCGGCTACGGCAGCCTCGGGGACGGGCTTCAGCTTCGGCGCGGGCGGCTTTCTCGTCTTCGACGGGTCCGTTGTCTCGGCCCGTCTAGCATCGCTGGCCGCCGCGTTGATGCTGCCGTCGGGATAGAGCACCAGCCGCTCGGCCGTCTTCGCCTTCTGGATCGCGCCCCGCGACAGCCCGACATGCGCGGCGTACTGGCGCTCGCTCATGCCCTGCATCGACGGCTCCGATTATCATTTAGGATCATGTGCTTATCGAGTTGATAAGCCTCGCGGACAGAGCGAACGTCCATCCCACAAGGACGATGCAACTCACCCGGAGCCACCACGATGACCACCCGCCTGAACCCGATCACCACCCCGCGCTTTGAGGCCCGCGCCGAGAAGGCGCGCCGGAACAAGGAGGCGGCATTGGCCGCCTTCATCGGCAAGAAAGCCGAGATCGACGCGATGCTCGCGCGCCTGCAGGCGCTCAGCGACGACCATTTCAACTGCGCCCCCGACGAGGCGGGCTGGGCCATGGTCGGCACCCTCGAACACTACGCCAGCCTCCTGAAGCGCATTACCGACAGCGCCTTCGGCGAGGGCGAGCACGCCCGCTGATCTCCGGCACTGCAGGAACTCCCGCCGCGCGCCCTGCGCGGTGAGCCCGAACCGTGGCCCCAGTGGGGCCGCGTAAGTCGGGCGAACGGGTCGTAGAAGGCGCCGCATCACGCGGGCCCGAATACGGAGACGACCCCATGACCAAGCTTTCCGACACCCAGCTCGTGATCCTCAGCGCCGCCGCGCAGCGCGAGGACCGCAACGTCCTGCCGCTCCCCGGCTCCCTCCGCGGCGGCGCCGCCGCCAAGGTGGTCGGCGCGCTGCTGAAGCGCGGGCTGATCGCCGAGACCACGTCCGACAGCCGGGCCAAGGCCGACGCCGCGCTCAACCGAATCTGGCGCAACGACGAGGACGGCAACGCCATCCTCCTGCACATCACGGACGCGGGCCTTGCCGCCATCGGCGTCGAGCCGGAGAGCGGCGACAGCGCGCCCACGGGCGCCGAAGAGGCGCCGAGCGCGGAGACCCCTCAGGACGCTCCCGCCGCGGCCGGCCCCGCGCCCAAGGCGCGCACACCGCGCACGGGCACCAAGCAGGCGAAGCTGATCGAGATGCTCCGCACCGAGGGCGGCGCGACCATCGACGAGATGGTCGCGGCCTTGGACTGGAGACCGCACACGGTGAGGGGTGCGCTTGCCGGCGCGCTAAAGAAAAAGCTCGGTCTGACCGTCACCTCGGAGAAAGTCGAAGGAAGAGGGCGCTGCTACCGCATCGAGGACGCCGTCTGATGCCGCGGTACAGGGTCAAGATCACCCGTGCCGTCACCGAAAGCACCCGCGTGACCGTCGAGGCACTGTCCCCGGAGGCGGCGCAAGCCGTCGCCTTCGTGGCGCTGGCCGACATGGAGGACGCCTTCTGGAACCTTGATGAGGGTTCGTGGAATGCAGGCCCCGCCTACATCACGGCAGTCGAGCCTGCCGATGTGTGATGCCCGGCGCTATCGCCAACGCTCGAACAGTCGTCGCAGCAGGTAACCCCGCGCCAACGACACGCCGACGAAGGCGAGGCCGATGCTCAGATGCTCCGCGATTCCAGTCTCGATCCCGAACCACGGGAACACCACGATCTGCGTTGCGATGGCCAAAACGTAGCCGACGACAACGTTTGCCGCGGCCTCGACCATCGACATGATCCGGCTCTGCTTCATCGCAGGCTCTCCAGAAACGCCGTCACGAACTCCGCCGCGAGCGACGGAACGATTGCATTGCCGTAGCCCCGCAGCAGCCCCATGCGACCGGGTAGCCCATCAGCCAGCGGGAATGTTCCGGGCTCAACGGGCCGCCAGCGGTCATCGCGGCAGAGGAGCCAGTCCGGATCTCGCCAGACGCCGTCCGTCGCATTGGCCCCGGCAGGGTCGGCGCCATCGACCAGTCCACCAGCTTCACCGTCCTGCGGCTCGCATCGGTGTTGCCGGCCGCGTTGTATCGCTTCGTGGCGGGCGAGCCCGCCATCGCCGTCGGCCAACCCGCCAGCCAGACCTGTCGGCCGAGCAGCGCATTGATCGGCACCGACCGGCATTCCGATCCGTCCTTGTGATCCCTCGCCGAGGCCGTCGCCCAACCCGCGAGTGACTGCGTCCAAGGCGACGGCGCCGAAGAACAGGCGTTGGCGGATGTGCGGCGCGCCGATGCCCGCAGCCGGCAGATCGGCCGCCGCGACGGCGTAAGATGCCGCTTCCAGGTCAGCCGCCAGAGCGTCGAACCACGCCCAGCCAGTCGGGCCCTCAACTGCCGCGCGAGACTTTCTGCCAACCGGTCCGAGCACTGCCGCGCTCGCGACCTGCTCGCCGAAGACGAGCTCCGGGCGGCAGGCTGCGACGAGCCGCAGGAATGCCGGGGCGAGATGGCGGTCATCGTCCTGTCCCTTGCGCTGCCCGGCCTGACTGAAGGGCTGGCAGGGCGGCGAACCGGTCCAGACGGACAGATCGTCCGCTACGCCCGCGAGTCGCAGCGCATATGGCCAGCCGCCGATGCCGGCGAAGAAATGACATTGCGCGAAGCCGCGCAGCTCGGTGGGCTCCACCTCGAGGATGGACCTTTCGTCCACTTGGCCCGCGGGCAGAAGCCCGGCCGCGATCAGTTCCCGCAGCCAGGCGCAGATCGCGGGATCGGCATCGTTGTAGTAGACGGCCATCAGGCGGCTGCATCGGCCTTGTCGCCCAGCCGCTCGGCCTTCACCTCGGCGAAAATCCGGCCGTCGCCGTCGAGGATCGCCTCGCGCCCGGTGTCGGCCTGCCAGCGTTCGACGGCGACATCGACGTAAGCCGGGCTGATCTCCATCGCGAAGACGCGGCGGCCATTCGCTTCGCCCGCCATGATCTGCGAGCCGGAGCCCGAGAACGGCTCGTAACAGAGGCCGCCGCGGGCGACGTGCTGGCGCATCGGGATGCCGAAGGCGTCGAGCGGTTTCGGCGTCGGGTGGTCGGGGCGCTCGTCCTTCGTGAAGGACGGCATTTCCCAGGTCGAGGGGAGCGTCTGCTCGGCCACCTTCGGCGGGCGGTTCGGGCGGCGCCAACCCATGAAGCAGGGCTCGTGCTTCCAGAGGTAATGCGAGCGGGTGAGAACCCCCCGGTCCTTCACCCAGATGATCTGCTGGTGCACGAAGGCGCCCGCCTTCTCCCAGCAGGCTTCCAGCATCGCCTGGCGGCGCGAGGCGTGCCAGCAGTACCAAGCCGCGTCCTCGGTGATGGCTTCCGCCACGGCGGCGCCGATGAAGCTGTCATAGAGTTCCGCCCCCTGGCTGCTGTCGTCCCAGGTCACGCCGTAGGAGTGCGACCAGTCCTTGTTGCGGGTCGGGTGGTTCGAGCCGTCGTAGTCGACGAGGTACGGCGGGTCGGTCGCGAACAGCACGGCCCGCTCGCCGTTCATCAGGCGGCGCACGTCCGCCGCGCTGGTGCTGTCGCCGCACAGCAGGCGGTGATCGCCGAGGATCCACAGGTCGCCGGTGCGCGACGCCGGATTGCGCGGCGGTTCGGGGATGGTCACCGGCGGCACGGAGCCTCCGGCGCCACCTTCTTCACCGTCCCCCTCCGGCAAAAACGCCAGCAGCTTGTCGAGTTCGCTGTCGGGGAAGCCGACCAGCGACAGGTCGAAATCCTCGGCCAGCAGGTCGTTCAGTTCCGCCGACAGCAGCGCCTCGTCCCAAGTGCCGAGTTCCGTCAACTTGTTGTCCGCGATCCGGTACGCCCGCCGCTGCGCCTCGGTCAGATGACCGAGCACGATCACCGGCGCTTCGGTCAGCCCCAGCTGCGTGGCGGCCAGCACGCGCCCGTGGCCCGCGATTAGCTCTCCGTCTTCGCCCACGAGGCAGGGCACGGTCCAGCCGAACTCGGCCATGCTGGCGGCGATCTTCGCGACCTGGTCGGCGCCATGCGCCTTCGCGTTCCTGGCGTAGGGCTGGAGGCGCGACAGCGGCCAGGTCTCGATCCGCTCGGGGGCGAAGGCGAGGGTCATGCAGGTTCCTGTCGATGGTCGATCGGCATCCGCCGGGTGGACTCCGGCACGGAGGGGTCCACCGGCTTCCGGCCGGACTCCGGCATCCGCGGGGTATCCACCCTGGGCGGCCGGTCAGATGTTTGAATTCACGAGGGTTTCGAGGCGTCGCTGCTGGACGCTGGACTCCGGTGGCTTCCCAAAAATCCGGCCCTGTCGCTAGCGAAATGCCGAGCCAAGCCCGCCAGCATACGAATATCGCCAGAAAGGAACCAAGAACTCAATGGGTTAGCCCATTGGACCCCGGCTGGACCCTTCGCTGGACCCCGGAAGCCAGCGGCGCGGCCTTTGCCTGCGCGCTCCTCTCCCGAGCATATTGGTTTTCTAACGGCCTCGTCGAAATGTGTAAGGCCCCGCGATGTACACCCGAAAATTTCCTCAGAGGACGATTTTTCTTGACAGGCGATTGGCGTTTTCGATGACGAACTGCTGCGACCGACGGGGCGACGGCACGCGACCGTTCAGCCGCCAGGTGATCACGGCAAGGCCGTACTGCCAGCGCTTGGTCGCGGCCGTGCGCGACAGACCGAACTGCCAGCAGATCGGCTTCCACGCCATGCCGTCGGCGCGGGCCCAGACCAGGCGCCCATCCTCGGGCTCCAGCCAGCGCAGCCAGAGCATCGCTTCCTCGGCCTGCGTGATCTGACGCGGGCTGGGTCTCGGGCGACGCATCTGCGGCTCCTGACCGACCTTGTCGGCGAAGCTGTGGAAGTACTCGGGCCACGCGTTGAAGAAGCCCTGCGGCATCACGCCCGGCATCTGGCGCATGACGCCCGCCGCGAGCTCCAGCCGGTCCTGCACCTGTGCTGTGCTCCACTCACCCATGGCGCGCCTCCCGTTCGCGTTTGCCGTAGAGCCGCTCGCCGAGTTGCCGGACCAGTTCGCGCTCGGGCCAGGTGAGGCGGTGGTCGTCGACAGCCACGGCCAGAAGCCCCTGTTCCTTCCAGCCGTCGCGCTTGACCTCGTCGGGGTTGCGGCGCTGGCCGCCGTAGCCCTTGGGCGTGAACCGCATGCCGCTCATCGCACACCTCCGCGGGTCTCCAGCGCCCAGAGCAGGATCGCGATGGCATCAGCCTCGTTGTCGTCGGCGGGGCTGAAGCCACGCGCCCGGGCGGCCGCCAGCATGGCGTCCTTGTTCGCGTTGCCCTTGCCCGTGGCGTGGCGTTTGATGGTGCCGACCGGCACGCCATCGTAAGGAACGCCGCGCAGCTCGGCCCACGCGGTGAGCGTGGCCATGAGCCCGCCATAGACGTGGGCTGCATCCGTTCCAGCATGCCGGCGAACCTCCTCGAACCAAATGGCGGAAATCGGACCGGACAGCCGGTCCAGCTCGGTCAGCCAGTTGGTGAACCGCAGGTAGCGCATGCCGCCGCCGTCGAAGCGACCCTGGCGGAAAGACACGGTGCCGCTGGTGATCATCCCGTCGGCGCCGTGCAGGGCCCAGCCCGTGGTCGTGCCGAGATCAAGCGAGAGGAGCGTGCGATCGCCGCGGAAGGCGAGCGGCAGATGGGAGATTGCCTCGTGGCGGGAGGTGGCGAGAGTCAGGTCAGCCATAGGTGATCTCCTCGTTGGGCTGCTTGGGTGGAAGACGACGGTGGTTGACGCTTGGCGGTACCGGCCGCCGTCGTCGGATCGGGATTGGCAGGGAGCGTCAGAGCCCGCGCTCGGAAACCCCTCGACGTATGGGAGGAGAGGCCAAACCTGCAGGTTGGCCTCCCCATACGTAGTATGGGGGCCTTCATTGTTCGTCCTCCGTTCATCGTAAGACACTGAAATCATTAGTCTTTCGAGGTCGAACAGAGGGCGCGCAAGAGGACGAACATATTCGACCTCATTGGCCATCAAGCGATTGATTTCATTGACAAGAGGACGAACAATGGCGGAGGACGAACATGTTTGTCCTGAGGTCGAACAGGGCTTTCCGGAGGACGAACAAGGGCGATCGAGCACGATTTCAGGCATCTTCGTCCTCCGGAATCGGCCAGTCGGAGGGGTGCTCGACCTCGAGGCAGTCACCGTTCGAGGGCGACTTGTAGTGGGTCGGCACGACCGGTTTGCCGCCCGCGAAGACCTCTCCGGTCTCGGCGTCGACCTGCTCCTCGCAGCCGAACACCATGCCTTCGACGCAGAGGTATCCAAAGCGCGACCGCACGACCGGATGGCCGTAGGGGCGGCCGTCGCGCACGAAGCGGATCCAGCCCTTTGTGGCGGCGACGTTCAGCCGGTCACGGATCGTGAACTGGCTGCCGAGACCGCGCTTGTTCTCGAAGGCCTCCCGGAACTGCGTCGAGGTATAGAGCCTGCCATTGCTCGCCTCCTCGAGCAGGATTGACAGGATGACATTGCGCTTGCGGTCGCGTTCGGCATCGTGCTTCGCGCCGGTCTCCTGGCCGACGATCCTCTCGTTCATCGGATTGATCTCGACCCATTGGCCGCTCACCTTGTCGATCAGCTTCGCGGGCAACGCGGGACCATTGCGCAGCTCGATCTCCAGCTTTCGTTGCGAGCAGTCCTCGTCGGGGCGGTGCAGGATCAGGCCGGAGGTGTAGAACCCGCGCAGGGCGCTGGCGCCGGAAAGCGCGAGGAACGGATCCTCCTTCACCTGGTGCTTGCTGAGCTTCTTGGTGTGGTGGACCAGGATGACCCCGCAGTCGGGATCGATGTGGTCGCGCAGCACCTCCACCCGTTCCTTCAGGAAGAACATCATGGCGGTGTTGTCGTTCTCGCCGCCGCCATCTGGCCCGCCGTCGAAGAGGTTCCGGATCGGGTCGACGCAGAGGATGTCGGGCGGCGCATCCGGGAATGCCGACTGAATCGCGCGGGCGACCCGCACGCTGCCCTCGTTGTCGAGCAGCATCTTCAGTTTGGGCGTGGCGACGAATGTATCGCGGGCGGCGGCCAGCACATCGGGCGGCAGCGCGATCTGCTTCAGCCGCTCGCGCAGATAGTGATACTGGATCTCGGCCTGCAGGTAGAAGATCCGCAGCGGGCGTGGCGGGGTGAAGCCGAGGAAGGGCTGACCTGCGGCCATGTGGACGAGCCAGGAGATCAGCAGGTCGCTCTTGCCGACCTTGGGCGCGCCGCCCAGCACCATAAGCCCGCCCGGCGTCAGCACGCGAGGCGCGATGATGTCCTCCGGCATCGGGCTCTGGTCGTCCAGCAGCGCGCCCAAGGTGAAGGCGGGCATCTCGACCGGCCCCGGTGCGCCGGAATCCAGCCGGATCAGCGGCGGTCCGTATCTCTCGACATGCCGCTCCCAGAGCCGCTCGGATTCGCGCTTCAGCCGCTCGACCGGCCACTGGGGCCGCAGCATCGCGGCGTTGTAGCCGCAGATGCCTTCCCAGCCCTCGTCCCTTGTGATCCGGCCCTCGTGGACCATTCGGATGAAATGCCCGATCGCGGCCGAGGCACCCTCGAAACGGGACCAGTCGTCCGCGCCGCCCTCGCGCACCGGCGTGACCAGCACCTCGTCCATGGCGGGCTTGTCGGGATGGGTGAAGGCGGGCTGCAGGGACACGCCCGGTGCGGGCGGCATGTCGGTCACGGCCTCGATGAACTCGGCCAGATCGCGTTCGCGGTCGGGGTTCAGCTCGACGATCCGCACCTGCGTCTTGAGGTTGTTCTTGTAATAGACGCTGCCGGCCACCCGGATCGGCTGATGCGCCGAGCGGAAGTGCATGTCACCGCCGACCTTGGCGGCAATGTCGCCGCGCAGACGCGTCACGCGGGCTATGTCGTCGCCCTCGGCGGGTTCCGTCAGCGCCCACCAGACGTGGCACTTGCGCTGCCCCTCGGCCGTGACGCCGCCGCTCTCCACCACCATGCTGGGCGGGCCGAGGTGGCGCTCCAGATGCGCGCGCCTGGCCGCGATGTCACCGGTGTCGAGATCGACCACCACGGTCTGCATCTGCAGGATCTCGGCGGCCCTGGCCTGACCGGGCGCGGCGACGGTGCCGGGGATCACATAGACCGCCGCCCCCTCGCGCGAGGCCCATGTCGCGAAGGTGGCCATCTTCTCCGGGGCAGCCCGATCCGCCTCGATCCAGATGTTGTGCGGACGGCCATCGATGCCCTGACCCTTGTCGATGAAGCTGCGGACCGGGATCAGGCCGTCGCAGTATCCGAAGACGACCTGCATGAATTGCGCGATCTGCGCAGGGTCGGGCTCGTCGCCGAAAACGTCGATCTGCGGCGCGGCGTCGTTGAAGTCGCGCCACGGGTTGAAATGAACGATGTTTTCCTTGGGCTCATCGGGCGTCGTGTCGTCGCGCATGGCTGGCTCCTGGTCGGGATCGGATGGATCGGTGGGCTCGTTGGTCATGCCGCCAGGCTCCAGCACCGCTCGGCGTGAGCGCAGAACCGGCATTCGAAGAAGTCGCGATTGGTGGCGATGCGGGGCAGCAGCTCGCCCGCGTCGGTGGCCTGCAGGATCCGCACCGCGCGGTCGGACATGCGCTGCGCCAGATCGGCATCGAACGGCACCAGCTCATGGTGCAGCTCGGCCGTGTCCTTGTTGATGGCCGTGAAGAGCGCGGGCGCCGCCGAGATCCCGGGCACCGATGGCTCCATGTAGGCTTGGTAGATCGCGATCTGGGCGGCATAGACCGGCTTGGAGACGGTGACCCCGTCCTTGACGCAGGCACGCCAGTTCTTCGCGTTCATGGTCTTGCATTCCCAGAGCGCGGGGGTGCGCAGACCGAGCGCGGCCGGGGCTGCGGCCACGATCCCGTCGACATGGCCACGGATACGGCCACCGGCGACGGAAAAGCCGAACTGCTCGCCATCGGGGCGATTGCCCTTGCGGGTATAGAGGTCGAGCCCCGCCGCCCGCAGCCAGCGGATCGCCAGATCCTCAAGCTGATGGCCGATCTCGAAGATCCTCAGCGTCTGCCCGCCGAAGTCCGAGCCCTCATCCTTGGGCGCGCCAGCAAACTCGAACTGCAGCGCGCGTTCGCAGGAGTGCCCGAGGCGGGACGCGCCGAGATAGGCCCGCGGCGGCGTGGCTTCCCGCTCGGCGACGAGCGCCGCGTCGACCAGCGCGTTGATCCGCTCGGCCACGGAGGGCCGATGGTTGAAATCCAGCATCAGAACGGGATCTCCGATTGGCTGGCGATCTCGGCCATCTCGG
Coding sequences within it:
- a CDS encoding crossover junction endodeoxyribonuclease RuvC, yielding MADLTLATSRHEAISHLPLAFRGDRTLLSLDLGTTTGWALHGADGMITSGTVSFRQGRFDGGGMRYLRFTNWLTELDRLSGPISAIWFEEVRRHAGTDAAHVYGGLMATLTAWAELRGVPYDGVPVGTIKRHATGKGNANKDAMLAAARARGFSPADDNEADAIAILLWALETRGGVR
- a CDS encoding AAA family ATPase; translation: MTNEPTDPSDPDQEPAMRDDTTPDEPKENIVHFNPWRDFNDAAPQIDVFGDEPDPAQIAQFMQVVFGYCDGLIPVRSFIDKGQGIDGRPHNIWIEADRAAPEKMATFATWASREGAAVYVIPGTVAAPGQARAAEILQMQTVVVDLDTGDIAARRAHLERHLGPPSMVVESGGVTAEGQRKCHVWWALTEPAEGDDIARVTRLRGDIAAKVGGDMHFRSAHQPIRVAGSVYYKNNLKTQVRIVELNPDRERDLAEFIEAVTDMPPAPGVSLQPAFTHPDKPAMDEVLVTPVREGGADDWSRFEGASAAIGHFIRMVHEGRITRDEGWEGICGYNAAMLRPQWPVERLKRESERLWERHVERYGPPLIRLDSGAPGPVEMPAFTLGALLDDQSPMPEDIIAPRVLTPGGLMVLGGAPKVGKSDLLISWLVHMAAGQPFLGFTPPRPLRIFYLQAEIQYHYLRERLKQIALPPDVLAAARDTFVATPKLKMLLDNEGSVRVARAIQSAFPDAPPDILCVDPIRNLFDGGPDGGGENDNTAMMFFLKERVEVLRDHIDPDCGVILVHHTKKLSKHQVKEDPFLALSGASALRGFYTSGLILHRPDEDCSQRKLEIELRNGPALPAKLIDKVSGQWVEINPMNERIVGQETGAKHDAERDRKRNVILSILLEEASNGRLYTSTQFREAFENKRGLGSQFTIRDRLNVAATKGWIRFVRDGRPYGHPVVRSRFGYLCVEGMVFGCEEQVDAETGEVFAGGKPVVPTHYKSPSNGDCLEVEHPSDWPIPEDEDA
- a CDS encoding DNA cytosine methyltransferase, translated to MAVYYNDADPAICAWLRELIAAGLLPAGQVDERSILEVEPTELRGFAQCHFFAGIGGWPYALRLAGVADDLSVWTGSPPCQPFSQAGQRKGQDDDRHLAPAFLRLVAACRPELVFGEQVASAAVLGPVGRKSRAAVEGPTGWAWFDALAADLEAASYAVAAADLPAAGIGAPHIRQRLFFGAVALDAVTRGLGDGLGEGSQGRIGMPVGADQCAARPTGLAGGLADGDGGLARHEAIQRGRQHRCEPQDGEAGGLVDGADPAGANATDGVWRDPDWLLCRDDRWRPVEPGTFPLADGLPGRMGLLRGYGNAIVPSLAAEFVTAFLESLR
- a CDS encoding DUF7220 family protein — encoded protein: MKQSRIMSMVEAAANVVVGYVLAIATQIVVFPWFGIETGIAEHLSIGLAFVGVSLARGYLLRRLFERWR
- a CDS encoding DUF6362 family protein; the encoded protein is MGEWSTAQVQDRLELAAGVMRQMPGVMPQGFFNAWPEYFHSFADKVGQEPQMRRPRPSPRQITQAEEAMLWLRWLEPEDGRLVWARADGMAWKPICWQFGLSRTAATKRWQYGLAVITWRLNGRVPSPRRSQQFVIENANRLSRKIVL
- a CDS encoding site-specific DNA-methyltransferase produces the protein MTLAFAPERIETWPLSRLQPYARNAKAHGADQVAKIAASMAEFGWTVPCLVGEDGELIAGHGRVLAATQLGLTEAPVIVLGHLTEAQRRAYRIADNKLTELGTWDEALLSAELNDLLAEDFDLSLVGFPDSELDKLLAFLPEGDGEEGGAGGSVPPVTIPEPPRNPASRTGDLWILGDHRLLCGDSTSAADVRRLMNGERAVLFATDPPYLVDYDGSNHPTRNKDWSHSYGVTWDDSSQGAELYDSFIGAAVAEAITEDAAWYCWHASRRQAMLEACWEKAGAFVHQQIIWVKDRGVLTRSHYLWKHEPCFMGWRRPNRPPKVAEQTLPSTWEMPSFTKDERPDHPTPKPLDAFGIPMRQHVARGGLCYEPFSGSGSQIMAGEANGRRVFAMEISPAYVDVAVERWQADTGREAILDGDGRIFAEVKAERLGDKADAAA
- a CDS encoding DUF3489 domain-containing protein — translated: MTKLSDTQLVILSAAAQREDRNVLPLPGSLRGGAAAKVVGALLKRGLIAETTSDSRAKADAALNRIWRNDEDGNAILLHITDAGLAAIGVEPESGDSAPTGAEEAPSAETPQDAPAAAGPAPKARTPRTGTKQAKLIEMLRTEGGATIDEMVAALDWRPHTVRGALAGALKKKLGLTVTSEKVEGRGRCYRIEDAV